The Sinorhizobium alkalisoli genomic interval GTCTGCGGCTCCAGTCGGTGAAACGCGAGGATTTGTCTATCTGTTCGTTCTTGATACGGTTGACGAGCTGATCGTAGGAGACGCTATCGCCGAAGCCGCACACCATGGCGGCCACCTGGGTGTCGAACAGGGGATGCGGGATGAGGTCGCCGAGATGATGGATGATTTCGATGTCCTGACGCGCGGCATGGAAGACCTTGACGACGTCTGGATTGGCCATCAGCGCGAAGAAGGGCGCGAGATCGATCCCCGGCGCCATCGGGTCGACGATGACCGCCATCTCGGGGTTGGCCATCTGGATCAGGCAGAGTTCCGGCCAGAAGGTGGTTTCACGCAGGAACTCGGTGTCGATTGTAATATAGCTCGAGCGGGCCAGCGCTTGGCAGGCGGCCTCCAAATCTGCGGTTGTTTGTATCATCGGAATTTTATTCACTGTGGCGAAAATGAGGCTTGTGCACCCCGTGTATCGTTTCGTAGCACCTGTCACAATCGAAAATGTCAGACGACCTTGAAATAACCGGTCATGCCGGTCTTTTGATGTTCGATGATATGGCAATGGATAACCCAGGCGCCGGCATTGTCGGCAACCAGTGCTAATTCCGCCCGCTCATCGGGCAGAAGCAGAATCGTATCCGTTGGCGGCGGCAGGACACGCCGTTTGTTGGAGCGCAGGATACGAAAGCTGAGGCCGTGCAGATGGATCGGATGCGCATGCGGTGTGCGGTTCGCGATTTCGAGCACATAGCTTTCGCCGAGCTTCAATTCCTCGATCGGGGCGATCGGGTCCGGCGTATCTCCGGACCACGGCACCTTGTTGAGCGCCCAGAAAGTGTAGCCGAGGGAACCGCAGATCGAAGGCATGGACTTGTGCTCGGCCGTCGCCGTCAGGTCGATCGGGATGCGCTTTGCCGTCGAAAGGTCCGCTTCGGCGATCGTATTGGCGGGGAGGGGCGTGACGTCGCCGAGGTCGCGTTTCAACGAAGCGCCAACCGAGCGGAAGCCGGCGATCGTCCAAGGCTGCGAGCCGCGGAAATTGCCGAGCGTGACCTCGGCGCCCTCGCTTTCTGGCATGCGCAGGACGAGGTCCAGGCGTTGCCCGGGGCCGAGATCGTAGCGTTGGAGCAGGAACGGGCGCTCGACGGAGTTGCCGTCGAGCGCGATGACTTTTGCATTGGCGCCTTCAAGGCCGAGGGTGTAGATGCGCGTGACGTCGGTTGCGGCGATGCGCACCCGAACGAGGCCGCCGGCGGGCGCGTCGTAGATGGGTTCGCGCTGCCAATTGGCCGTCCGGACCGTGCCGTATGTCCCACCGCGAGCGGCGTCGCGCGGCTTGAAGGGAGCGATGAACTTTCCGCCGGCGCCAAGCCGCCAGTCGCGGAGATTGAGGACGATTTCCCCGTCGAATTCGGGGTCTTCGGGATTCTCGACGACGAGCACGCCGGTCAGCCCCCGGCCCATCTGCGTCAGCGTATTGCAATGGGGGTGATACCAAAAGGTGCCGGCGTCCGGCGGCGTGAAGACGTAGTCGAAGTGGTCGTCCGGATAGACATAGGGCTGCGTCAGTTCCGGCACGCCGTCCATCGCATTGGCAATGCGCAAGCCATGCCAGTGGACGGTCGTCGGTTCGTCGAGCCTGTTGACGAGCCTCGCCGCGAAGGTCTCGCCCTTGCGCATCCGCAAGGTCGGCGGCATGCCTGAATGGGGCGCTTGGCCGAGCGCATAGGTCATGACGGGACTGGTGCCCTCGGCCGCGATCTGCGTCTCTGCCGTTTGCGCGGTCAGCATCTGCCGTTCGGGTGCAGCCCCGGCCCGTGCCGAGAGCCCTGCGCCGAGCGCAAAGGCGCCTCCGATCGCGGCCGAGCCGTGAAGAAAGGAGCGGCGGCTGAGCATCGGCGTCATGGTTTTCTAGATCCCGGATTCTGGACGGGAGGTCGCCTCCCTCACTACTCGATCGCTTCTAAAGCTGATTTTTACTTTCAGCAATTCGCAGCATTTGCACATCTTGACGCAGGCGATCACCGATCGCGTTTCGAGTTGCCGCCGACCAGCTTGTTGAAGAAGGAGGAAGTGCGTAGCAGGTTGCGAAACGGCATCGACCGTTCCTCCGCCGGGACCGGGGCGCGGGCCGTCATGCGTCGGATCGTATAGAGCATGAAGAGGGCGAGGATGCCGGCCGTATAGATAAAGAGTGCCTGGGGCCCGAAAAGATCGAGCAGGAAGGACGCGAAGAGCGGCCCGATGATGGCGCCGAGCGACCAGAAGAAGAGCATGCCGGCGGAAACGAGCGCATGCTGACCTTCTGCCGCGTGGTCGTTCGCATGGGCCGAACAGAGCGAGTAAAGCGGCATGGCGAAGGCGCCGAAGGCGAAGATGCCGGCAAAATTCAGCCACTCGTCGCTGCCGGCGCCGAAGGCGAGGAATAGCCCCGCCAACAGGGAGCCGAACGTGGCGATCAGGATGATCAGACGCCGGTCGAACTGGTCGGAATAGTGCCCGAGCGGATATTGCAATACGACGCCGCCGATGATTCCGGCGCTCATGAACGTGGCGATTGCCGTCACGGAAAGGCCGATCCCCTGCGCATAGATCGGCCCGAGCGAGCGGAAGGCGGCATTGGTGAGCCCGACCACGATGCACCCGATCGTGGCGAGCGGCGAGATGTTCCAGAGCGCCTTGACGTCGAAACGGATAGCTTCTGGCGCGATTGGACTGGAGCGATCGGCAAAAGAGATCGGCACCAGCGAAAGCGTCAGCGCCATGGAAATGATGGCGAAGAGCTCGAAACCGCCGATTCCGACGGCCGGTATCAGGTATTGCGCAGCGGTAACCGAACCGAGGTCGACGACACGATAGATCGACAGCGTACGCGCTCGGTTGGCATTGGTGACGCTGGCATTGAGCCAGCTTTCGACCGTCGCAAAGAGACTTGCGAAGCATATGCCGGCGACGAGCCGCATCAGGAACCAGAACCCCGGCTCGACGACGAGCACCATCGCGATCGCTGCGGCCGAGGCGATCGCCGCCATGGCGGAGAATGTGCGGATATGGCCGATCGAACGCAGGATGCGGGTTACGTAGACGCAGCCGATCGCGAAACCGACATTGTAGCCTGCGCCGATCACGCCGATGAGCGAGGTCGAAAACCCTTCTTCCAGTGCCCGAAGCGAAATGAAAGTGCCCTGCAGCCCGTTGCCGCCGATGAGGATGCCGGCGGTGGCGAGGAGGGGGATGAGCGGACGGATATTTGACATGGGTCGCATCCGGACCTGCAGTCGCGGCTTGAGAGGACGGGAGAGGCTCGGTCTATCTAGCGGTAGCAGGCGCTCGGGGACAGTAGCGATTTGTAGCCTCCCATCCGCTTTGTGTCGGTTCAGGCAGAATCGCGGCGGGAGGGGCACTCGCCGAGCCGATCTTGCCGGGATGGCGTCGCGGCCTTGACAAAAGCGGCGCATCATGCGCTTTTCCGCCCGATTTCGACCAGTGCCGCCGCGCGCCGCCTTTGCGAGCCTCACGCGGTCCTCTGCAATTTCCAGGACTAGACGATGCACCGTTACCGCAGCCACACCTGTGCCGCCCTCCGCAAGTCGGATGTCGGCTCCACCGTTCGCCTCTCCGGCTGGGTTCACCGCGTCCGCGACCATGGCGGCGTGCTCTTCATCGATCTGCGCGACCATTATGGCGTGACCCAGGTCGTCGCCGATCCCGATTCCCCGGCCTTCAAGATGGCGGAGACGGTGCGCGGCGAATGGGTGATCCGCGTCGATGGCACGGTCAAGGCCCGCACCGAGGATACGATCAACAGGAACATGCCGACCGGCGAGATCGAGCTCTATGCCGGCGAGATAGAGGTGTTGTCGGCCGCCAAGGAATTGCCGCTGCCGGTATTCGGCGAGCCGGATTATCCGGAAGACGTGCGCCTTAGGTACCGCTTTCTCGATCTGCGTCGCGAAACGCTGCACAAGAACATCGTCAAGCGCACCGAGATCATCGGTGCCATGCGCCGGCGCATGAACGAGATCGGCTTTACCGAATACACGACACCGATCCTGACCGCTTCCTCGCCTGAGGGCGCGCGCGACTTCCTGGTGCCGAGCCGTCTTCACCCCGGCAGCTTCTACGCGCTGCCGCAGGCGCCGCAGCAGTACAAGCAGCTACTGATGGTCGCCGGCTTCGACCGCTACTTCCAGATCGCCCCCTGTTTCCGCGATGAGGATCCGCGCGCCGACCGCCTGCCCGGCGAATTCTACCAACTCGACCTGGAGATGAGCTTCGTCGAGCAGGAGGACGTCTGGGACACGATGGAGCCGATGATCCGCTCGATCTTCGCGGATTTCGCAGGCGGCAAGCCGGTCACGGAGAAGTTCCCGCGCATCCCCTATGACACGGCGATCCGTAAATACGGCTCCGACAAGCCGGATCTCCGCAACCCGATCGAAATGCAGGAGGTCACCGAACACTTCGCCGGCTCCGGCTTCAAGGTCTTCGCCAATATGATCGCCTCCAACCCGAAGGTGGAGATCTGGGCCATTCCGGCAAAGACCGGCGGCAGCCGCGCCTTCTGCGACCGCATGAACGGCTGGGCGCAGAGCCAGGGCCAGCCAGGCCTCGGCTACATCTTCTGGCGCAAGGAAGGGGAGAAGCTGGAAGGCGCCGGCCCGCTTGCCAAGAATATCGGCGAGGAGCGCACGGACGCGATCCGCACGCAACTCGGGCTTGAGGATGGGGACGCGTGCTTCTTCGTCGCCGGTGAACCCGCCAAGTTCTACAAGTTCGCCGGAGAAGCCCGCAGCCGCGCCGGCGAGGAACTGAACCTCGTCGACCGCGACCGCTTCGAACTGTGCTGGATCGTCGACTTCCCGTTCTATGAATGGAACGAAGACGAAAAGCGCGTCGACTTCGCCCACAATCCTTTCTCTATGCCGCAGGGCGGCCTCGAGGCACTCTCTGGCGACGACCTGCTCTCGATCAAGGCGTTCCAGTACGACATGGTCTGCAACGGCTTTGAAATCGCGTCGGGCTCGATCCGTAACCAGTCGCCGGAGCTCATGGTCAAGGCTTTCGAAAACGTCGGCCTCAGTCAGGCGGATGTCGAAGAGCAGTTCGGCGGCCTCTACCGCGCCTTCCAGTACGGCGCGCCTCCGCATGGCGGCATGGCGTTTGGCATCGACCGCATCGTCATGCTGCTGGTCGGCGCCAAGAACCTGCGCGAAATCTCCCTCTTCCCGATGAACCAGCAGGCGGTCGACCTTCTCATGGGCGCGCCGTCGCCGGCGACGCCCGCGCAATTGCGTGAACTGGCGATCCGGCCGATCCCGCAGAAGAAGGACTGAGTTCCTTCCTTTAAAACAAAAAGGCCCGGCGATCGCCTCGCCGGGCTTTTCTTCGCGGCGCGCGCGTTCTCAGATATTGGCGAGCAACTCGTTGATGCGCGATTCCATGTCTGCCAGGGCCGCGTCGATTTCCTTCTGTCCGGTGATCGCTGCATTCATCTCCTGGCCGATGATGTCTTGAATGGCGAACTGGCGTTGCACGGTCGAGGGGAGCGGCGTGCCGAGCGTTGCGACGGCCGCGATCGTGTCGCGATGCGGCAGCGCCTTGAACTCCTCCGATTCCAGCACCGCCTTCACAGCCGGAAGATGGCCGGTGCGCGACCACTCGAAATCGTTGTCGTTGAAGAACTTCAGGAATTTGCCGATCGCCGCTTCTTCCTCTGGTGTGCGCTGCTTCTGCGAGACGGCCCAGCTGTGCCCGTCCGCATATTGCGCCTTTGTGCCGGGGAAGAGCTGCGGATAGGGATAGACGGCGTAGCCGCCTGCATTGAGCGCCGTTCCTGATGTTTCCGATGAGGCGGTGTAGTCGCCGATCACCCATGTGCCGTTCAAATGAACGCCGCCTTCGCCTGCGAGGAAGGCGTTGATGCCGGCGGCGTAATCCATGTCCTTCGTCGTGTAATCGTTGTCGTAGATCGCTTTGTACATTTCGAGCACGCGTCTTGCTTCCGGCGTATTGAGCTTCACCTGCTCGGGGTCGGCGAAGAAGTCGGAATCCTGCTGGAAGAGATAGGTGTAGAGGTTGCGCGTATAGAGTGCCACCTCATTGGCGAGGTTCTGAACGAAATAGGGTTTGCCGGTTTTCTCCTTGAACTGCTTGGCCTGTGCCATAAGCTCGTCGACGCTGGTCGGCAACTTCGGCGTGCCATCGGCATTGACGAGCCCGGCCTTCTTGAAGAGGTCCATGTTGATGTGGAACAGCATGGTCCAGTTGTCGATCGGCAGGCCATAGATACTACCGTCCTTGGTGACGCCGCTGAGGCTTGCTTCGGTGAAGTCGGAGGGCGCGATGCCGACTGATTTGAGGAGATCATCGAGCGGCATCAAGAGCCCCCTCGACTGGTAGTCTCCGAGTACGGAATGGTGGATGGTGACGATGTCCGGCGGATCGCCGGCCGCAAACTGCGCCGTCAGCTGGTCGTAACCCGGCCATTCGACCGTGGACACGCTTACGTGCACGTCCGGATTGTCGGCATTGAACTTGTTGATCAGCGACGTGATGATGCCGCATTCTCCGACGGCCTTGCTGACGTCGGTGTTGGTGCCGAACTCCGCGTCGCAGGCGCCGAAAAAGCGTTGCACGGTGAGCTCCGTTGCCGCAAGGGTAGGCGTCGCCGTTGCCAAGGCAAACGCAGAGGCGGCTGCCAGCATGTATTTGCGCAGGGTAAGCGTCATTTCCATCTCCTCCTCATCGGGTCGTCGACCCTTGCTGACTCTCCTCCCGAGAGCCGATTGCCAACGTTCATCGATGGGCTGCCTTCAGCGCACGGCGGCGCCGGAGACGGCCGTCACGATGTATTTCTGGAAGAACAGGTAGAGAATGAGGATCGGCGCGCCTGCGAAGACCGCCTGCGACATCAGGAAGCCAAGCCCCTCCGATTGCGCGAAGTTCGTCTGCGTCGAGGCGATGCCGATCGTCAGCGTGTACATTTCCTTCTTCGTGCCGGAGATCAATGGCCAGAAGTAGTCGTTCCAGGAAGACAGGAAGGTGAAGATGCCGAGCGTTGCCTGGGCAGGCAGTGTCAGCGGCAGCAGCACTTTCCAGAAGATCTTGAAGCGGCTGGCATTGTCGAGCAATGCGGCCTCGTCGAGCTCCTTCGGGATGGCGCGGAAATATTGCGTCATCAGGAACACGCCGAAGGGGGCGGCCAGGCCTGGCAGGATCAGCCCATGATAGGTGTTGTGGAATTTCAGCCAGCTGAAGAGCTGGTGGCGGGCGATCAGCACCGCCTGCTCCGGAACGGCGAGTCCGAGCAGAACAATGACGAACAGCGTATTCCGGAACGGAAAGTTCAATCGCGCAAAACCGTAGCCGGCGAGTGATGAGAGGACCAGCGTGAAGATCGTCAGCGTGCCCGAGACGATCATACTGTTCAGAATCCAACGGAAGACCGAGGACGTCGCCAGGATATTGATGTAGTTGACAATCGTATACGGCGCATGGAAGACGGAGTTCATATCCGTCATCAGTTCCTTGTTGTCCTTGAGCGACATCGCGACGACCCACGCGATCGGCGCCATCATCAGAAGCGCAAGGCTGATCGCCAGGATAAGGATGATGCGATCGCCGGTCGAGCGCCCGACCATGCCGGAAGATATGGAGCTCATCCTTCTACTCCCTTTCGACGCGAGATGAAGTACTGCGTGAGCGCTGCGATCATGATCAGAATGAAAAGGATTTCGGATGCTGCGGCGCCAAGCCCGAGATCCCATTTGGTGAAAGCCGCCTCGTAGATATAGAGCACGATCGGCTTCGAGACGTTGTTGGGACCGCCCTGCGTCATTAGCCGCGCCTGCCCGAAGAGCTGGAACTGCAGGACGATCTCGATGATTATCACCAGGACAAAGGTGCGCCGGATTGAGGGCAGGGTAATGTGCCAGAGGGTGCGCCAGCGGCTCGCATTGTCGAGCGCCGCAGCCTCGTAGATATCCTGAGGCACCTGCTGCAGGGCCGAGAGAAACAGCATCATCGGCAGACCGATGCACCACCAGACGGTCGCGATTGCAATCCCGATCATTGTCAGCTTCGGATCGGAGAGGAAAACGGGCGCGGTTGCGCCGAACCAGCCATAGATCGTGGCGAGCAGGCCGAAATTGCCGATGAAGACGATGCGCCAGATCAGCGTGACGATCGTCACCGACAGGACGGACGACGAGAAGTAGACGGTGCGCAACGCGGCGGCTGTTCTCGTCTTGCGATTGAGTGCCAGCGCCAGCAAGAGCCCGATGAGGGCAAGCGCGGGAACGGTTAGGAAAACGAAATAGAAGGTATTGCCGACCGCCTGGAGGAAGATCTTGTCCCTGAAGAGCCGAAGATAATTGTCGAGGCCGACGAACCGCCCGGTGCCGAAGGCATCGGCCTTGTGCAGGCTGAGCCAGACGCCCCAGAAGAGCGGCACGACGAGCAGCGTCACGAAAAAGATGAGGTAGGGCGCGACGAAAAGCGCGTTGCGCCAGAGCGGCGCGTTGATGTTCTGCGCCGCCTGCCGAGCGGCTGGCCTGGCGGTCGAACTGCTGCCGGGGAGGGCCGCCTCAGCCATGGGCCGTCTCCTCATTGTGCCAGGCCCGGCCTGCGGCGTCGAAAAGGTGGGTGCGAGCGCCGTCGAGTGTCAGGGCAATTTCGTCGCCGATCGCGATGCGGCTGTTGCCGATATCCTCGGCGACGATGGCGCTTCCGTCCTTGAGGCGAGCATAGAGCAGCGTTCGGTCGCCGAGCCGTTCGATCACATCGACCTTGCCCGTGGTCGTCGCCGTCCCGCCATGCGCGAGCTTGACCGCCTCGGCGCGAATGCCGAGCGCGTGCTCGCTACCGTTGATCCCGGCAAGAGGGATCGCCGTCTGCAGTTCGGTCCCGTCCGGCAATCTTGCTCGAACAAAACCTCCCTGGATCGAAAGGCTGACGGGCAGGAAGTTCATCGTCGGCGAGCCGACGAAGGTCGCAACGAAGCGGCTTGCCGGGCGCGAATAGATCTCCATCGGCGTGCCGATCTGCTCGATCTTGCGATTGTTCATGACGACGATGCGATCGGCGAGCGTCATCGCCTCGATCTGGTCATGGGTGACGAAGACCATCGTCGATTTGACGCGGTTGCGAAGCTGGGCGAGTTCGACGCGGGTGCGCACACGCAGCGCCGCATCGAGATTGGAGAGCGGTTCATCGAACAGGAAGGCCTTCGGTTCCTTGACGATGGCCCGGCCGATCGCGACGCGCTGACGCTGACCGCCGGAAAGCTGGCCGGGCTTGCGTTCGAGCAGGTGGCCGATTTCCAGCAGGCGCGCGGCTTCCGCGACGCGGGCGGAAATGACATCGGCCGGCACGTTGATGTTGCGCAGTCCAAACGCCATGTTATCGGCGACGGTCATGTGCGGATAGAGCGCATAGCTCTGGAACACCATGGCGATGTCGCGCTTGCCCGGTGGCAGGTTGTCGATGCGCTGGCCGTTGATCGCGATCGTTCCCTCGTCGACGCTTTCGAGGCCGGCGATCATGCGCAGAAGCGTTGACTTGCCGCAACCCGAGGGCCCCAGGAACACCATGAACTCATTGGCCTTGATCGACAGCGACAGGCCGTCGAGGACGGTCAGCGAGCCGTAGCGCTTGCTGACACTCTGAATGTCGATATGGGCGGTCATGCGGCTGCTCCGATCGGGCAGTCAGAATGGGGAAAGCTGATATACACATTTGGTCGGAACGCGCCGGACGCCATGGTTCTCGGGTGGCTCGGCGAGCCTCGACCGGTCAACGATAGTGCCAAAACAGAAGCGCTTGCTCCCATCTTCTCCTCCCAGCGGCACGTCGAGCCTGTGCCTAAACGATAAATCATACAATTGGAATGTCAACAATATTACGATATGTATCGGTTATCATGATATTAATCAACGCAGCCGGATCATGCGGTAGGAGAGGGGCGGAATCCTGGCGCCGAGTCTTCCATCCGAAGCCACTGCACCGTCTCCCTTCCTCGGGACCACATTGTCCGGTCTTTCGGCCGTGTTGGTGGCGTTGATGTCCGAATGAGCGAGCACCTGGTCATCGACAATCGTCAGCGCGCCGAAGTCGATCAGGCGGACGTTGAGATCGAGCGTTTCCGTGCCATGCCGGTTGACGATGAAGAAGGTGACGGCTTTTTGGTCGGTGTCATGGACGGCCGATACATCGAGATACGGCACGTCGCCGAGGCCCTCGACCCGATAGGTCGGGCTGTCGACATGCAGCTTGAGAGCCGTCCCGCGACCATAGGCCGAGGCGAAATAATAGGGATAGAAAATCGTCTGGCGCCAGGCCGGCCCGCCCGGCACCGTCATGATCGGGGCGATGACATTCACGAGTTGCGCCAGGCAGGCGATCTTCACGACGTCGGCGCGGTTGATAAAGGTGTTAAGGATGCA includes:
- a CDS encoding carbohydrate ABC transporter permease, with product MSSISSGMVGRSTGDRIILILAISLALLMMAPIAWVVAMSLKDNKELMTDMNSVFHAPYTIVNYINILATSSVFRWILNSMIVSGTLTIFTLVLSSLAGYGFARLNFPFRNTLFVIVLLGLAVPEQAVLIARHQLFSWLKFHNTYHGLILPGLAAPFGVFLMTQYFRAIPKELDEAALLDNASRFKIFWKVLLPLTLPAQATLGIFTFLSSWNDYFWPLISGTKKEMYTLTIGIASTQTNFAQSEGLGFLMSQAVFAGAPILILYLFFQKYIVTAVSGAAVR
- a CDS encoding ABC transporter ATP-binding protein, whose product is MTAHIDIQSVSKRYGSLTVLDGLSLSIKANEFMVFLGPSGCGKSTLLRMIAGLESVDEGTIAINGQRIDNLPPGKRDIAMVFQSYALYPHMTVADNMAFGLRNINVPADVISARVAEAARLLEIGHLLERKPGQLSGGQRQRVAIGRAIVKEPKAFLFDEPLSNLDAALRVRTRVELAQLRNRVKSTMVFVTHDQIEAMTLADRIVVMNNRKIEQIGTPMEIYSRPASRFVATFVGSPTMNFLPVSLSIQGGFVRARLPDGTELQTAIPLAGINGSEHALGIRAEAVKLAHGGTATTTGKVDVIERLGDRTLLYARLKDGSAIVAEDIGNSRIAIGDEIALTLDGARTHLFDAAGRAWHNEETAHG
- the aspS gene encoding aspartate--tRNA ligase, whose protein sequence is MHRYRSHTCAALRKSDVGSTVRLSGWVHRVRDHGGVLFIDLRDHYGVTQVVADPDSPAFKMAETVRGEWVIRVDGTVKARTEDTINRNMPTGEIELYAGEIEVLSAAKELPLPVFGEPDYPEDVRLRYRFLDLRRETLHKNIVKRTEIIGAMRRRMNEIGFTEYTTPILTASSPEGARDFLVPSRLHPGSFYALPQAPQQYKQLLMVAGFDRYFQIAPCFRDEDPRADRLPGEFYQLDLEMSFVEQEDVWDTMEPMIRSIFADFAGGKPVTEKFPRIPYDTAIRKYGSDKPDLRNPIEMQEVTEHFAGSGFKVFANMIASNPKVEIWAIPAKTGGSRAFCDRMNGWAQSQGQPGLGYIFWRKEGEKLEGAGPLAKNIGEERTDAIRTQLGLEDGDACFFVAGEPAKFYKFAGEARSRAGEELNLVDRDRFELCWIVDFPFYEWNEDEKRVDFAHNPFSMPQGGLEALSGDDLLSIKAFQYDMVCNGFEIASGSIRNQSPELMVKAFENVGLSQADVEEQFGGLYRAFQYGAPPHGGMAFGIDRIVMLLVGAKNLREISLFPMNQQAVDLLMGAPSPATPAQLRELAIRPIPQKKD
- a CDS encoding carbohydrate ABC transporter permease; this encodes MAEAALPGSSSTARPAARQAAQNINAPLWRNALFVAPYLIFFVTLLVVPLFWGVWLSLHKADAFGTGRFVGLDNYLRLFRDKIFLQAVGNTFYFVFLTVPALALIGLLLALALNRKTRTAAALRTVYFSSSVLSVTIVTLIWRIVFIGNFGLLATIYGWFGATAPVFLSDPKLTMIGIAIATVWWCIGLPMMLFLSALQQVPQDIYEAAALDNASRWRTLWHITLPSIRRTFVLVIIIEIVLQFQLFGQARLMTQGGPNNVSKPIVLYIYEAAFTKWDLGLGAAASEILFILIMIAALTQYFISRRKGVEG
- a CDS encoding multicopper oxidase family protein codes for the protein MTPMLSRRSFLHGSAAIGGAFALGAGLSARAGAAPERQMLTAQTAETQIAAEGTSPVMTYALGQAPHSGMPPTLRMRKGETFAARLVNRLDEPTTVHWHGLRIANAMDGVPELTQPYVYPDDHFDYVFTPPDAGTFWYHPHCNTLTQMGRGLTGVLVVENPEDPEFDGEIVLNLRDWRLGAGGKFIAPFKPRDAARGGTYGTVRTANWQREPIYDAPAGGLVRVRIAATDVTRIYTLGLEGANAKVIALDGNSVERPFLLQRYDLGPGQRLDLVLRMPESEGAEVTLGNFRGSQPWTIAGFRSVGASLKRDLGDVTPLPANTIAEADLSTAKRIPIDLTATAEHKSMPSICGSLGYTFWALNKVPWSGDTPDPIAPIEELKLGESYVLEIANRTPHAHPIHLHGLSFRILRSNKRRVLPPPTDTILLLPDERAELALVADNAGAWVIHCHIIEHQKTGMTGYFKVV
- a CDS encoding extracellular solute-binding protein; this translates as MTLTLRKYMLAAASAFALATATPTLAATELTVQRFFGACDAEFGTNTDVSKAVGECGIITSLINKFNADNPDVHVSVSTVEWPGYDQLTAQFAAGDPPDIVTIHHSVLGDYQSRGLLMPLDDLLKSVGIAPSDFTEASLSGVTKDGSIYGLPIDNWTMLFHINMDLFKKAGLVNADGTPKLPTSVDELMAQAKQFKEKTGKPYFVQNLANEVALYTRNLYTYLFQQDSDFFADPEQVKLNTPEARRVLEMYKAIYDNDYTTKDMDYAAGINAFLAGEGGVHLNGTWVIGDYTASSETSGTALNAGGYAVYPYPQLFPGTKAQYADGHSWAVSQKQRTPEEEAAIGKFLKFFNDNDFEWSRTGHLPAVKAVLESEEFKALPHRDTIAAVATLGTPLPSTVQRQFAIQDIIGQEMNAAITGQKEIDAALADMESRINELLANI
- a CDS encoding MFS transporter, with the protein product MSNIRPLIPLLATAGILIGGNGLQGTFISLRALEEGFSTSLIGVIGAGYNVGFAIGCVYVTRILRSIGHIRTFSAMAAIASAAAIAMVLVVEPGFWFLMRLVAGICFASLFATVESWLNASVTNANRARTLSIYRVVDLGSVTAAQYLIPAVGIGGFELFAIISMALTLSLVPISFADRSSPIAPEAIRFDVKALWNISPLATIGCIVVGLTNAAFRSLGPIYAQGIGLSVTAIATFMSAGIIGGVVLQYPLGHYSDQFDRRLIILIATFGSLLAGLFLAFGAGSDEWLNFAGIFAFGAFAMPLYSLCSAHANDHAAEGQHALVSAGMLFFWSLGAIIGPLFASFLLDLFGPQALFIYTAGILALFMLYTIRRMTARAPVPAEERSMPFRNLLRTSSFFNKLVGGNSKRDR